From Verrucomicrobia bacterium S94, the proteins below share one genomic window:
- a CDS encoding glycosyl hydrolase family protein produces the protein MKPICILLATLLCHWTFGLELKGKDHFHTLENLSGRTIEARILYVGNHWAYLQHGFRKPVRFERTRLSESSNLLLDQWADAFMETLNADELKLVVDIAKTACKGKPLLVDPDPASDSWKLNETFSDEFNARTLDEKKWNRNLRPWGERAWRSENVWQTKGRLFIQAKWDPHRDRRGNEYFYTCGIAQSYEKTTYGYFEASIKGCSRFPGLCPAFWLYSNGREKNPDYPHITYSEIDIIEMLQGGFDPVKREKTGPSHMDCNLHTREIIDGKETWRRPQHWPEVCRNVWDAPWDPRDDFHVYACENTPEKITWYIDGIKVAESPNHNWHLPMTLTFTMELRPPLIDWAGEDGRVPVPENATRDGFPTHMEVDYVRSWVN, from the coding sequence ATGAAACCGATCTGTATACTTTTAGCGACCCTGCTGTGCCATTGGACATTTGGTCTAGAACTCAAGGGGAAGGATCATTTCCACACACTGGAAAACCTTTCGGGCCGCACCATCGAAGCCAGGATTCTCTACGTCGGAAACCACTGGGCCTATCTTCAGCACGGCTTCAGAAAACCCGTCCGTTTTGAGCGCACCAGACTGTCCGAAAGCTCCAACCTCCTGCTCGATCAGTGGGCCGATGCATTTATGGAAACCCTCAATGCCGATGAACTGAAACTCGTCGTCGATATTGCAAAAACCGCCTGCAAAGGGAAACCGCTTCTCGTCGACCCCGATCCGGCCTCCGACAGCTGGAAACTGAACGAAACCTTTTCCGATGAATTTAACGCCCGGACGCTCGACGAAAAAAAATGGAACCGCAACCTGCGCCCCTGGGGCGAACGAGCCTGGCGCTCTGAAAACGTCTGGCAGACCAAAGGCCGGCTTTTCATTCAGGCCAAGTGGGATCCGCACCGCGACCGCCGCGGAAACGAATATTTCTACACCTGCGGCATTGCCCAGTCCTATGAAAAAACAACCTACGGCTATTTCGAAGCCAGCATCAAAGGCTGCTCCCGCTTCCCCGGCCTCTGCCCGGCCTTCTGGCTCTACAGCAACGGCCGCGAAAAAAATCCCGACTACCCGCACATCACCTACTCCGAAATCGATATCATCGAAATGCTGCAGGGCGGATTCGACCCCGTGAAACGCGAAAAAACCGGTCCCTCTCACATGGACTGCAACCTCCACACCCGCGAGATCATCGACGGCAAGGAAACCTGGCGGCGCCCCCAGCATTGGCCGGAAGTCTGCCGCAATGTCTGGGATGCCCCCTGGGATCCGCGCGACGACTTCCACGTCTATGCCTGCGAAAACACCCCGGAAAAAATCACCTGGTATATCGACGGCATCAAAGTCGCGGAATCGCCCAACCACAACTGGCACCTGCCCATGACCCTGACCTTCACCATGGAACTCCGCCCGCCGCTCATCGACTGGGCCGGCGAAGACGGCCGCGTTCCCGTCCCCGAAAACGCCACCCGCGACGGCTTCCCCACCCACATGGAAGTCGACTACGTCCGCAGCTGGGTAAACTGA